The genomic interval TGCCTGTCGCGGCCTTCAGCAAAAGGCACTACTCCCCAGTCGGGAATAGATAGTACCACCACCCTGTCGGAATGGCCGCCGGCAAACCGGATAGCCTGCTGCAGCAGCCGGGTGAATTCCGTCTTATATTCGGCTACGCTGCGGCCCCTGTATTGGTTATTTACACCTATGAGCAGGCTTACCACACTGAAGGTATCGGTAATAGCGGCCTGGTTGACGGCAGCTTCCAGTTCATCTGTGGTCCATCCTGTTTTGGCAATAATGCGGGGAGGAGCAATGGTAATACCCTTTCCGGCCAGCAGCCTGGCCGTCTGCACGGGAAAACGGTGCTCTTCCGGCACGCTTTCTCCGATCGTATAACTGTCTCCCAGGGCCAGATAGGTGAAATTGCTGACACTAGTGTCCTGGGTGCTGTGATTACCCGGTATCATAGGGATCTCTTCTTTTTTTGCAGCTAAAAATAAGAAAAAGACCATAGACCATATATAGTAGCCCATAAGATGTGTGGATTCCGTACCTTTGCGGCGATTAATTAATTACGAAACTCGTAAAGAAACTGTTTTATGCCGGCAGAAAAAATATCAATGACCAATGGCCAGTTGCAGGTGCCTAATCATCCCATTATTCCATTCATAGAAGGTGACGGAATAGGACCTGATATCTGGCGGGCGAGTGTGCGTGTATTTGACGCCGCTGTTGAAAAAGCCTATGGTGGAAAAAGAAAGATAGAATGGAAAGAGGTGCTGGCTGGGGAAAAAGCCTTTCAGCAGACGGGGGAATGGCTGCCAAAAGCAACACTGGATGCA from Chitinophaga filiformis carries:
- a CDS encoding SGNH/GDSL hydrolase family protein; amino-acid sequence: MGYYIWSMVFFLFLAAKKEEIPMIPGNHSTQDTSVSNFTYLALGDSYTIGESVPEEHRFPVQTARLLAGKGITIAPPRIIAKTGWTTDELEAAVNQAAITDTFSVVSLLIGVNNQYRGRSVAEYKTEFTRLLQQAIRFAGGHSDRVVVLSIPDWGVVPFAEGRDRQQIADEIDAFNAANKTIAKKFRVHYLDITADSRQAAGDPSLVASDGLHYSGKEMALWAGKLAGIMEAILQ